A region from the Rosa rugosa chromosome 6, drRosRugo1.1, whole genome shotgun sequence genome encodes:
- the LOC133718876 gene encoding beta-amyrin synthase-like isoform X2: MFSTALSYICMRILEEGPDDGGQDNACPRAKKWILDHDGVTHMPSWGKTWLSILGLFDWSGSNPMPPEFWILPSFLPMHPVV; this comes from the exons ATGTTCAGCACAGCTCTTAGCTATATTTGTATGCGTATTCTCGAAGAAGGACCTGATGATGGGGGCCAAGACAATGCTTGTCCAAGAGCTAAAAAGTGGATTCTTGATCATGATGGTGTCACACACATGCCCTCTTGGGGAAAGACTTGGCTTTCG ATACTTGGTTTGTTTGATTGGTCTGGAAGCAACCCTATGCCCCCAGAGTTTTGGATTCTTCCTTCATTTCTTCCTATGCATCCAG TTGTGTAG